AGGGGTAACTGCGTCTTCCCCTTTGCTTAATGCTGAATCCTCGAAAGTTTCTCCTGCGCCGAATTTTTCAGCTTCGGAGAGATCGAGCGTCTCTCCCTCCTCAGAATCCCCGGTGGCGCTTGAAACCGCCCCCATGGCCTCATCAAGGACCTCTTCGGTTAACTCTATGATTTCTTCATCCTCCTGCGTGGTGCCGATCGCGATATCGGACAACTCAATCACATCTTCGGATGCCCCTGACTCCTGACCTGGCTCCTTATCTTCAGGCCGGTTTTCGGAATTTTCGACCATCATCCCCACCCCTTTGGCATAAAATTATATAAAAGTATCAAAAGATTATCTTATTTTTTTAGCAAAACCGGCAGTTGGTGTCAAGAAAATTGAATTTTCGGTTATTGACGTCAAGACCCGGGCAGCATAATCTCTTTATCAGTATTTCATTTACTTTAAAATACAGAATCCAAAGTTTTTAAAAAAACAAATGCGGCGCTTTTTTACTGAAAACAGACTGTTTCCGGATTCCATGGCTACCATTTCCGGCACCGAGGCCCGGCATATCAAAACCGTGCTGCGCATGCAGCCGGGCGATTTCGTCGAACTCGTGGACGGCTCCGGTTATGCCTATATCGCGGAAATTGAAGAGATAACCGATACCCGCGTGCAGGTTCGGGTGCATGAAAAATATGCCACGGGCTCTGAATCGAATATCAGGGTGACCATGGCGATCGGATTTTTAAAAGAAAAAAAAATGGATCTCCTGGTCCGCCACCTGACCGAACTCGGCATTGCTGTGTTTTTGCCCATAATCACCGCCCGCTCCATCGCCCGGCCGCCTGAAAAACGACTCGCCTCGCGCATTGAGCGGTGGCAGACCATTGCCAAAGAAGCGGTGAAGCAAAGCCAACGCGGCCGTATTCCCGAAATCGCATGGCCAGCCGCTTTTGACGAGGCGCTTGAATTGAGCCAAAAGGCGGATAAAAAGCTCATCTTCTGGGAAAACGCCGAAGCCGCCCTCCCCGCAGCGGATGCGCCGGTTCCTGATACCGCAGAGGCCTTTGTCATGATCGGCCCGGAAGGCGGTTTTACTGAAAAGGAAGCGCTGGCAGCCGCGGATCAGGGGTTTACCCCCCTTACCATGGGCCCTCGCATCCTGCGGGCGGAAACCGCTGCCATTGCCGCTTGCACGCTGATTCAATACCTCTATGGCGATATTCGTAAAAAAAGGCCTTGACAGGCAATCAGGTTATTCTTTATACCACTTATTAAATTTTGGGCCGAGGTAGCTCAGTCGGTAGAGCAGGTGACTGAAAATCCCCGTGTCGGTGGTTCGATTCCGCCCCTCGGCACCAATAAAATCAATGAGTTAAGGCGCCCCCCGCGGTCGCCTTTCTTATTTTTTATGATGTTCATTCATTAAAGGCCTTTTTCCGGCGCATCACTGTCAATGAGGCAGACGATACTCTATGTTACTCCACCCCGAGCGCCTTAAACACCGCATCCACGGGATCTGAATAAAAGCTGGTCTGGAACTTGGCAAAAAGCTCGCCCGGTACGCTGGGGATATCGTTTACATTGCTCATGGGAAGCAGGATCCGCTTTGCCCCGGAGTCAAAGGCCACCTGGAGGGTTTCTGCGATGTTGGCCCCGGGCACGATGTTTCCGCCAAGGCTCATGTCTCCGATCACCACGAGCTGACCCATCACGGGCTTGCCTATAAGCCCGTAGCAGAACGCAATTACGCTGCACAGGGTCAGGAGCCGGGCCGGTGTTGTGGATCTCAACCATGTGCATGTGGCAATCATGGTCTCCCGCCTTGCTAGCGGTGCCTTGATTTTTTGCCAGGATATTTTCGCGCTGCTTTATCGTTGATGTTGGTTTTCCGTCTGCCAGCACATCCCCGTTATCCTTGATCGACAACGTGTCATGCGGCAGCAGCGCTGCCATGCTAAGGGCCGTATATCCGGGCAGCACCCCGAGCATGCCCGAGATCTCCGCCAGAAAGGCGCCTGCCCAGTAGCCGTCAAGCCGCCTGTTGATAATTTCTTTTGCCGGTTTGAAATCCCGCTGTCCGTTTTCAACAACCGCATCCCGCAGGCGGATGTCAATGAGCCAGTCGTTTTCCGGCGCAGGCACTTCATGGGGGGCATACAGCAGATACCGGCCGCTGGTATCCCCGATTTCCAGGCGGATTTTTGCCTCCAGGGGGCTGCACTCATCGAGCCGCAGCACGCAAACATCCTCCATGCCCAGTTCCGGCAGAGCTTCTTCAAACTCCCGCACTCCGTCATACCAGAACACGATCCGGTGCTTTTCCCTGTCAAATATATCGCCCAGGGCTTCTGTTATCTGTTTGGTGTCCATGGGATCACTTTTAATGGTTTTAAGATTTCCCGTTCAGCAATCTGCTGCCTTTTTCAGTGAGACGATATTTCTGCAGCCTGCTTTTGGGCTTTTCCGGTATGGTCATTTCTACAAGCCCATTCTCAAGCGCGGGATGCAGGTAGTTCTTTCGCAATGTCGGCCGGTGCTTGAGTTTCAGCAGATCCCTTATCTCGGCTGATGATAACGGTCCATGCGCCAATATTCTTATGAGCCGGATTACCGGATCACTCGACTGGGTCGCTGACTGGGTCGCTGACTGGGTCGCCGACTGGGTCGTTAAATCCGGTTTTTCCGCAAACGGTTTTAAAGTCAGATAAACCGCACCTCCCGAAAGTGACCATTCCGGATCAGGATTCTTATTTTCCCTGCACCAGTCGATAATGTTTAACGTACCGGTTCCCCATTGCTCAATAATACCCGCCCGGTAAAACACATTGGCTATCAGGGGATTCCAGGGCTTGGACTCATGAGGCTCTGTCAGAATTTCCGGGGTCAGGCCAAAGTGCAGGGAGCCGGGGTTTACAATTTCCATTCGATCATCGTAGATCGCAACAGATACGGATGCACCCGGTATAGCGTAATCCCGGTGACAAATGGCATTTGCCAGAGCCTCCCGCACGGCACGAGGCGGATACTGAGGATGATCCTCCCGTTTCATCCTGCCGGGAATCACTCTTCCTGAAATTTGCATGTGATCCAGGACAAACCTTTCGGCCCGCTCAAGCAGCGAAAACGCATTGCCCCAGTATTTCCGGTTGTCTGAAAAGTCGGCCAGCCGATTTTCTCCCCGGAAACGGGCCAGATGAATTGCGCACTGGGGGTAAAAGGTTTCCAGTTTCTTGCTCTTGCCGTACAATACCACAGCAGCATTGGTCAGCCGCCCGTCAACAATCAGCCCCAGCCCCGTGAGGATGGATTGAGTGTCGATGTTTCTCGGCCTGTCAATCCTCCCGGCCTCTACTGCGTTAGACAGGGTCATCTGGATTTCTTCTTCATCCAGGTCTTTTATGGACACGCCTTTTGCAACCGGTTCGTTTTCCCATCGCCGGGTGGAATGCATGCGGTCCATGAGCCGGCGCTCGTATTCTTCCCGGGGCATGACCCGTGTGGCCGGGCCGGTTCGGATATAGGGCCTGCCGTCATATGTGTATACCCCGCCGCCTCCAGGCACGCGCAGTGCGATAACTGATTTTCCGTTTTCCAGGGTTACGGTTTCGATATCCGGAAAAGCCGGGGGGTCGATCCGGCTGAGTTCGGCGGAAATGGTCTCCATGGTATTTGCGTTGATATCCTGGCCGCGCAGCTCGCCTTTATCCGTAACCCCGAAGAGCACAAACCCGCCCAGCCTGTTTAACATCCCGCAGACTGCCTTCATGGCGGCGGTACGCTGGCCGGTGGAATTTTTGAATTCCATATTTTCGGATTCGCCGGCAGAAATCAGCTTTTTCAGCATTTTCAGGTTCATAGAACGTTTATCGCTTGATCATTTTCCGCAGACTGCCTTGGTTTCTGCAAGCAGGTTGTCGAATTTGGTATAATTGACCTTGACGCCGTCGTCGAGGTCGAGGGTGATTTTCTGGTCTTTAGGATATCGATTAGCAGATGAAACAAATTGATGTGGGAAACCCGGATATCCGGGTGTTTTTCCGCAACCAGCAGGGAACCGGCAACAATCCCGCCGTCATATGTTTTCTTACTATTTTGCTTTGAATGAAGGGGCATGGCGATTTATCGCAAACAAAGGTTAAATTGCCTGAAAATAAATCAAATACCATAAAACCTGGGTGCTTTCCAATGGTTTTCAAAATGATTTGATTTCCCCGCGTAGGGGGTTTCATATTCATATTTACTCATAAACTCATAAGCTATTTCTTAGATTTATAACCGTAATCGGTTTTTAATTTTTTCGAGTACGAGAACGAGAACGAGAACCGTCCCGCTTGCGCGGGACTGAGTACGATTAAATAAATGCAGGAGGGATAAGCGAGAACCCATGCGTCAAATCGACTGCCTGTCAGAAAAACATATTGGCCAATATTCCGGCAATTGGAGGAAAAATCAAAACCAGGCCCAGCCTTAGCAGAGTAAAGCGGTGCCCGATGATAGCGAGCTCAAACATGGTGGTAATCACCCCCCATAATGCCCATCCGGTAACGCAGGCAACTGCGGTGCCGAGTCCCGCGCCCGCCTTGTATATGGTGGCAATGATGGGAAAAGCGATATAGGGGCCCCCGGGAATCAAAGCGCCCCCGATGCTTCCGATAAAAATCCCCTTCAAACCGGCTTCTTCCCCCAGCCAGCTTTTGATCAACTCCGGCGGGATAACCACCTGCATAAATCCGGCCAGTATAAACGCGATAAAAAGCAGGGGCGCGATATTGATAAACGTGTTGCCGGCAATTTTAAAACCCCGCACATGGGAGCCGTCGCCTTTTTTGTAAGCGTAAGCCGAAGCTGCGGCAGCCAAAATAATTAAGATAATAAGGGCGGCAATCAAGTTTCTTCCCCCGCCCCTTGTATATGCCGGATCTGGTCCCTGACTTTATCCACGTAGCCCCTAAAAAAGGTGTTGGCGATAACACCGATGATAATCGGGAATATAAAGGTTACGATGAATCTGATAAAGGTAAGTTCCGGTCCCAGCAAAGCAACCTCCATTGGCAGGCGGCTCAGACTCCAGAGGTTTTTGGCCACCACAAAAGTGACCACCGTGCCTATTTCAGCACCGGAAAGCAGAAAAGAGGCGGCGATCGGATAAAAAATATACGGTCCCCCGGGGACCAGCGCGCCGGCAATACCGCCAAGCATTATCCCTTTCATGCCGGAATCTTTTCCCAGCCATTTCCTTATGGTCTCCCTGGAGACGAGCACCTGAACCATTCCCGCAAGTATAAAAGCGGCTATTAACAGGGGCATGACTTCTATCAGCATTTTTCCCCCGACCATCAGGGCCTGGATAATGATTGCCGGTCCCTGCCGGACAACGCCGACCACGGCCAGAAAGATTGTTATCCCGCACATTGCAAGCACCGTATTTTTCATTCATTCCGATCCTTCCGTATATTGAACAGATCTGCCGGCGTCGTGTAATCCGCAGTTAAAAAATGTTTAAACGCGCCTATATGTTTGTATCCATAAAAATGCTGACCTTCCAAAAAATAAGGTAAACATAACCGTCCGCAAGCTTCTTCGTCATCCCTCACCCTTTTTATGAGAACAATACAGATTCGCAAAAGATGCATATCGGCAGGATATAAGCAATTTAAAAAAAAGTGGATGAGCTTGATGCAGCATTGTGGTATATATTTAAAATAGGCGAGACATTTTTCCGGACCCAAAAAATATTGAGAGGTAGCCACTATGAAGCGTGTCATCTGTATCAGCCTGGGGGAAAGCCGGGTCAATTATGAGTTTGAAACCGAGTTCCTGGGCCAGGATTTTTTTGTCAAACGGGTGGGAACAGATGGCGATTACAGCAAGGCTGAATCCCTTCTGAAATATTGGGATGAAAGAGCCGATGCCATTGGGATCGGCAGCATACGATTTCCCTATACTATAGGGCCGCCCCGGTTAAATACCAAACAGCATAAGTGGATAGCGAAAATGAGCGCCCGGATGTCAACGCCGATAACCACCGGCGATGCATTCCGAAAAGTCTCCTTTGAATGGTCCATCCGGCACCTGCAGTATAAGATGAACGAAATCTTTACCAATGCCCGGGTGATAGTGCTTTCCGGGCTTGTTAACTACAACTTGGCGAGCATACTCTCCGAATTTACCGACAACCTCATCTTTGCCGACCCGTTGCTCGAGCATGGCATACCGAAATTCTTAAATTCGCTAAAGGATGTGGAGCGGTATGCCAACGGCGTGCATGAAGTCCTCCAATACGTGCCGGGCAAGCGCCTGGCCACCTCAACCGTTCCGATAAAAAAATTGAATGAATACCTTCTGCGAAAAGCCATGCAGAAAAACTCTATGATCATGGTGCCTTACCAGGATTTCTATCGCTACATGGAGGTTGCCGGCCTCGAAGAGCTTGGGGGCAAGACGGTGATTTCTTCCACCGTCTATGAGGATCGGGTTGAATTTCTCAGACAGCGCGGGGTAGACATGATTATTGACAATACCCCGAAAATACTTGAAAGAGTTGTGGGCACAAATGTGCTGGAAGCCATGATCACAGCGGCCATGGAGAAACCCAAGGCTGAAATCACCAATGATGAACTCATGGAGATCATCAGTGAGCAGTACCTGGAGCCCCGGATTGTCTATCCGCAGGGAGAAGAGCATCGGGTCAACCGGTTTGCGTTTGTGATACATCCCCTGTCCCAGGATGACTTCAGAAAGGATAAGACGGTTGGCATGTTCACCAAGCTTCCCGGGTTTGCCGACACTCTCGAGAAAGTGATGGCCTATTCCCCGCCGTTTGTTTATTCAAAAATCGAAGGCGTCAAATCCCCCCTGGGCGTCGAAGCCGAAGGGTGGCTGA
The DNA window shown above is from Desulfobacterales bacterium and carries:
- a CDS encoding 16S rRNA (uracil(1498)-N(3))-methyltransferase — encoded protein: MRRFFTENRLFPDSMATISGTEARHIKTVLRMQPGDFVELVDGSGYAYIAEIEEITDTRVQVRVHEKYATGSESNIRVTMAIGFLKEKKMDLLVRHLTELGIAVFLPIITARSIARPPEKRLASRIERWQTIAKEAVKQSQRGRIPEIAWPAAFDEALELSQKADKKLIFWENAEAALPAADAPVPDTAEAFVMIGPEGGFTEKEALAAADQGFTPLTMGPRILRAETAAIAACTLIQYLYGDIRKKRP
- a CDS encoding S16 family serine protease; the encoded protein is MGQLVVIGDMSLGGNIVPGANIAETLQVAFDSGAKRILLPMSNVNDIPSVPGELFAKFQTSFYSDPVDAVFKALGVE
- a CDS encoding PglZ domain-containing protein; translated protein: MDTKQITEALGDIFDREKHRIVFWYDGVREFEEALPELGMEDVCVLRLDECSPLEAKIRLEIGDTSGRYLLYAPHEVPAPENDWLIDIRLRDAVVENGQRDFKPAKEIINRRLDGYWAGAFLAEISGMLGVLPGYTALSMAALLPHDTLSIKDNGDVLADGKPTSTIKQRENILAKNQGTASKAGDHDCHMHMVEIHNTGPAPDPVQRNCVLLRAYRQARDGSARGDRRHEPWRKHRARGQHRRNPPGGL
- a CDS encoding ATP-binding protein — protein: MNLKMLKKLISAGESENMEFKNSTGQRTAAMKAVCGMLNRLGGFVLFGVTDKGELRGQDINANTMETISAELSRIDPPAFPDIETVTLENGKSVIALRVPGGGGVYTYDGRPYIRTGPATRVMPREEYERRLMDRMHSTRRWENEPVAKGVSIKDLDEEEIQMTLSNAVEAGRIDRPRNIDTQSILTGLGLIVDGRLTNAAVVLYGKSKKLETFYPQCAIHLARFRGENRLADFSDNRKYWGNAFSLLERAERFVLDHMQISGRVIPGRMKREDHPQYPPRAVREALANAICHRDYAIPGASVSVAIYDDRMEIVNPGSLHFGLTPEILTEPHESKPWNPLIANVFYRAGIIEQWGTGTLNIIDWCRENKNPDPEWSLSGGAVYLTLKPFAEKPDLTTQSATQSATQSATQSSDPVIRLIRILAHGPLSSAEIRDLLKLKHRPTLRKNYLHPALENGLVEMTIPEKPKSRLQKYRLTEKGSRLLNGKS
- a CDS encoding permease, which produces MIAALIILIILAAAASAYAYKKGDGSHVRGFKIAGNTFINIAPLLFIAFILAGFMQVVIPPELIKSWLGEEAGLKGIFIGSIGGALIPGGPYIAFPIIATIYKAGAGLGTAVACVTGWALWGVITTMFELAIIGHRFTLLRLGLVLIFPPIAGILANMFF
- a CDS encoding permease encodes the protein MKNTVLAMCGITIFLAVVGVVRQGPAIIIQALMVGGKMLIEVMPLLIAAFILAGMVQVLVSRETIRKWLGKDSGMKGIMLGGIAGALVPGGPYIFYPIAASFLLSGAEIGTVVTFVVAKNLWSLSRLPMEVALLGPELTFIRFIVTFIFPIIIGVIANTFFRGYVDKVRDQIRHIQGAGEET